From a region of the Roseivirga sp. 4D4 genome:
- a CDS encoding ABC-F family ATP-binding cassette domain-containing protein, with translation MNYLSVENVSKTFGDRIILDDLSMGIAQGQKVALVGINGSGKSTLLKVLTGIETADSGEVVFRKDIVVRSLLQNPHFKAGQTILDAVFDENDPTQQLIINYERALANGDGNQIEQLINEIDAANAWDLESQAKQILGKLGLHELELEVSNLSGGQQKRIALASVLIQKPDLLILDEPTNHLDIETIEWLESYLSQSNMALILVTHDRYFLEKVTSEIIELDKGQIHHYKGDYTFFLEKKAERELSENSSIDKAKNLYRKELDWIRRQPKARGTKAKYRVDAFQDTKSKAFSKENTNDLKLKAEAQRQGKKVLEVESLSHGFDDKLLIKDFDYVFPRKERVGIVGPNGSGKTTFIKLLMGELDPKVGAIDIGPTTKFGYYRQTELSFDNEQTVIDFAKSIAEVVEVGKGRTVPVSQFLTRFLFPPDVQYKPIGKLSGGEKRRLQLLQILIQSPNFLVLDEPTNDLDLITLNTLEAYLEAFEGCLMLVSHDRYFMDKLVDHLFVFDGSGTIRDFPGNYTDYRATASTTATPINKTKETQPKQTSQKDSSQTRKLTYNEKREFEALEKEIPSLEKEKAALIAKLNGGSTDHEELTTWSSAIEDITNQLDEKEMRWLELSELV, from the coding sequence ATGAACTATCTATCGGTTGAAAACGTCTCTAAAACTTTTGGGGACAGAATTATTCTAGATGACCTCTCTATGGGGATCGCTCAGGGTCAAAAAGTTGCCCTGGTGGGTATCAATGGATCTGGTAAATCAACGCTCCTGAAAGTCCTCACAGGTATTGAAACTGCGGATAGTGGCGAGGTTGTGTTTCGCAAGGATATAGTAGTTCGTTCGCTACTTCAAAACCCTCACTTCAAAGCTGGTCAGACTATTCTGGATGCCGTTTTTGATGAAAATGACCCCACCCAACAACTGATCATCAATTATGAGCGAGCGCTCGCCAATGGAGATGGCAATCAGATTGAACAACTGATCAATGAAATTGACGCAGCCAATGCATGGGATTTAGAAAGCCAGGCCAAGCAAATCCTCGGCAAATTAGGGCTTCATGAATTAGAACTCGAGGTCTCAAACCTATCAGGCGGGCAACAAAAACGTATTGCATTGGCCAGTGTCCTTATTCAGAAACCTGACCTGCTCATTCTAGATGAGCCCACCAACCATTTGGACATTGAAACTATAGAGTGGTTAGAGAGCTACCTGAGCCAGTCCAACATGGCCCTAATTCTGGTAACCCATGATCGATACTTTCTAGAAAAGGTCACTAGCGAAATCATTGAGTTGGACAAAGGCCAAATCCATCATTACAAAGGTGATTACACATTCTTTTTGGAGAAAAAAGCAGAGAGAGAATTATCTGAAAACTCCTCCATTGACAAAGCAAAAAACCTCTACCGCAAAGAGCTTGACTGGATTCGTAGACAACCCAAGGCAAGAGGTACCAAAGCCAAATATAGAGTGGATGCATTTCAGGATACCAAGAGCAAGGCTTTCAGTAAGGAAAATACTAATGACCTAAAACTAAAAGCTGAGGCACAAAGACAAGGCAAAAAGGTACTTGAGGTTGAAAGCTTAAGCCATGGATTTGATGACAAGTTATTGATCAAGGACTTTGATTATGTCTTCCCAAGAAAGGAACGAGTTGGGATTGTAGGACCCAATGGATCTGGAAAGACTACCTTCATCAAACTACTGATGGGAGAACTTGATCCAAAAGTCGGAGCTATAGACATAGGACCAACTACCAAATTCGGGTACTATCGGCAAACGGAGCTGAGTTTTGACAATGAGCAGACCGTCATTGACTTCGCCAAATCGATTGCCGAGGTAGTTGAAGTGGGCAAGGGAAGAACTGTACCGGTTTCTCAGTTTTTGACACGCTTTCTTTTTCCACCAGATGTTCAGTACAAACCGATTGGAAAACTCAGTGGTGGTGAGAAACGAAGACTGCAGTTACTGCAAATCCTAATTCAAAGCCCTAATTTTTTGGTGCTAGATGAACCAACAAACGATCTGGACCTGATTACACTCAACACCTTGGAAGCCTACCTTGAAGCTTTCGAAGGTTGTCTTATGCTGGTGTCTCACGATCGGTACTTCATGGACAAGCTAGTCGATCACCTCTTTGTCTTTGATGGTTCAGGTACAATAAGGGATTTCCCCGGTAATTACACGGACTATAGAGCCACAGCAAGTACAACTGCAACGCCAATCAACAAAACCAAAGAAACACAACCCAAACAGACATCTCAAAAGGATTCTTCACAAACTCGAAAGTTGACCTACAATGAAAAAAGGGAGTTCGAAGCACTTGAAAAGGAGATCCCAAGTTTGGAAAAAGAGAAGGCGGCACTGATTGCAAAGCTGAACGGAGGCTCAACAGATCATGAAGAACTAACGACCTGGTCCTCAGCCATTGAGGATATTACAAATCAACTGGATGAAAAAGAAATGAGATGGCTTGAGCTTTCTGAATTGGTTTAG
- a CDS encoding efflux RND transporter periplasmic adaptor subunit, protein MKKRSLLIVAGVFVAAIIFFITKVNKGSADTGEVFTTVQRGEFRSEIIASGELFAKSSAEIRGPGGMQSAGIFQTKIEHIIEEGTVVNAGDYVARLDQTELGTKRQQRMSDYTVSTSQYTQASLDSAIELRKARDAMDKLLFEIDKKKLVLENSQYEPPAVVKEKTMDLERAEKQYKQELENYELQRQKSVAKMKEAEAKMNDDKAKLDALLNLQKQFTIMASEPGMLIYKRDWRGNKLGVGAQVSAWDPVVATLPDLTKMVSKTYINEVDINNVKEGQRVDIGLDAFPDKRLTGVVIDVANMGQQRPNSDSKVFEISVQIHESDTTLRPGMTTSNKIIAEVLSDVIFIPVEAVHSQGDSLTYVLAKDGGSSVRQEVLLGRSNSDEVVVLNGLDEGSTIYLSDPDNMESRPLRLIDKTNKAIAKKD, encoded by the coding sequence ATGAAAAAACGATCCCTCCTTATCGTTGCGGGTGTCTTTGTCGCGGCTATAATATTCTTCATCACCAAGGTTAATAAAGGCTCAGCTGATACTGGTGAGGTTTTTACAACAGTACAAAGGGGTGAATTCCGGTCTGAGATCATTGCCTCTGGTGAGTTGTTTGCAAAAAGTTCGGCTGAAATCAGAGGCCCTGGCGGTATGCAATCTGCTGGTATTTTCCAAACTAAAATTGAGCACATCATTGAAGAGGGTACGGTAGTAAACGCGGGTGATTATGTTGCTCGATTGGACCAGACGGAGTTGGGCACTAAACGCCAACAACGTATGTCTGATTACACTGTAAGTACCTCACAGTATACGCAAGCCTCTCTTGATTCTGCAATAGAGTTAAGAAAGGCTAGGGATGCTATGGATAAACTGCTCTTCGAAATTGATAAAAAGAAGTTAGTATTGGAGAATTCCCAATACGAGCCACCTGCTGTGGTGAAAGAGAAGACAATGGACCTTGAAAGAGCTGAGAAACAGTACAAGCAAGAGCTTGAGAACTATGAGCTGCAGCGTCAAAAGTCAGTGGCCAAAATGAAGGAGGCGGAAGCTAAGATGAATGATGATAAGGCCAAATTGGATGCCTTGCTAAACTTACAGAAGCAATTCACGATTATGGCATCGGAACCAGGAATGCTGATTTATAAAAGGGATTGGAGAGGTAATAAATTGGGGGTTGGTGCTCAGGTAAGTGCGTGGGACCCCGTGGTGGCGACACTTCCTGACCTGACTAAAATGGTTTCTAAAACCTATATCAATGAAGTAGATATTAACAATGTTAAGGAAGGTCAACGTGTAGATATTGGCTTGGATGCTTTTCCAGATAAGAGACTAACTGGCGTTGTTATAGATGTTGCTAACATGGGACAGCAAAGGCCAAATTCAGATTCAAAAGTTTTCGAGATATCAGTACAAATTCATGAGTCAGACACTACACTTCGTCCTGGCATGACCACAAGTAATAAAATTATAGCAGAAGTGCTTTCGGATGTGATTTTTATCCCGGTGGAAGCCGTGCATAGTCAGGGAGATTCGCTTACCTACGTACTCGCAAAAGATGGAGGAAGTTCTGTAAGGCAAGAGGTACTGCTAGGCAGGTCGAATTCTGATGAGGTAGTTGTGCTTAATGGACTGGATGAGGGAAGTACTATCTATTTGTCTGACCCTGACAATATGGAGAGCCGACCCTTGCGTCTTATTGACAAAACAAATAAAGCTATAGCCAAAAAGGATTAA
- a CDS encoding ABC transporter permease — protein MIQRILLNMAIASEAVLANKIRSLLTALGIIFGVAAVIAMLAIGSGAQQEILEQIELVGVNNIVINPVVEQSEGNVEPEEGTVGTQETKKNLSLGLNFLDVESIRKIVPGIEMISPEIVLDTEVTREGFRRTAKLVGVDNTFFKISGFELDEGDYFNQEQIQKGAPVCIIGKTIKSKFFSREEPIGKYIKVGKHWLKVIGVLEERIISDKSITNLGIRDYNMDIYTPLSTALIRYENRLMVTNSLIQEARRNRNNDQSGVNYHQLDRLVIKVRDTEQINSIAQVVSKLLSRKHSDVVDYEIEIPELMLKQQQRTKNIFNYVLGGIAGISLLVGGIGIMNIMLASVLERIKEIGLRLSLGAKKADIIYQFLLEAVMISFSGGAVGVILGLTIAFGIAELADIPTIVSGFSILLSFGVAVTVGVIFGIAPARRAASQDPITSLRYE, from the coding sequence ATGATCCAGCGGATTCTCCTAAATATGGCCATCGCCTCAGAGGCGGTTTTGGCTAATAAGATACGATCGCTCCTGACCGCTTTGGGTATCATTTTCGGAGTGGCTGCCGTGATTGCCATGTTGGCCATCGGATCAGGCGCTCAGCAGGAGATACTTGAGCAAATTGAGCTTGTGGGTGTCAATAATATCGTCATTAACCCGGTGGTAGAGCAGAGTGAAGGCAATGTGGAGCCAGAAGAAGGTACAGTAGGTACTCAAGAGACTAAAAAGAACCTTTCGCTTGGGTTAAATTTCTTGGATGTTGAAAGTATCCGGAAAATTGTCCCTGGTATAGAGATGATAAGCCCGGAGATCGTTCTTGACACCGAAGTCACGCGTGAAGGCTTTCGTAGAACGGCCAAGTTAGTTGGGGTGGATAATACATTTTTTAAGATTTCAGGTTTTGAGTTGGACGAGGGAGACTATTTCAATCAAGAACAAATTCAAAAGGGAGCACCAGTCTGTATTATAGGCAAAACAATTAAGTCAAAGTTTTTTAGTCGCGAAGAGCCAATAGGGAAGTACATAAAGGTGGGTAAGCACTGGCTCAAGGTAATTGGTGTCCTAGAGGAACGCATCATTTCGGATAAGAGCATTACCAACCTAGGAATTCGGGATTATAACATGGATATCTACACTCCGCTGAGTACAGCCTTGATCCGATATGAAAATCGCTTGATGGTTACCAACTCCTTGATTCAAGAAGCCAGAAGAAACAGGAATAATGATCAGTCGGGTGTAAATTATCATCAGCTCGATCGATTGGTCATCAAAGTGCGTGATACAGAGCAGATCAATTCAATTGCTCAGGTTGTCTCGAAGTTGTTAAGTAGAAAGCACAGCGATGTGGTGGACTATGAAATAGAGATACCAGAACTAATGCTCAAACAGCAACAGCGAACCAAGAATATTTTCAACTACGTACTTGGAGGAATTGCCGGTATCTCCTTGCTGGTCGGAGGAATAGGGATTATGAATATCATGTTGGCATCTGTGCTAGAACGCATTAAGGAAATTGGTTTGAGATTATCACTCGGGGCAAAGAAGGCAGACATCATTTACCAGTTCCTATTAGAAGCTGTCATGATTAGTTTTTCCGGAGGTGCGGTGGGAGTGATCTTAGGTTTGACTATCGCCTTTGGGATAGCCGAATTAGCCGATATACCGACAATTGTTAGTGGTTTTTCAATTCTTTTATCCTTTGGTGTGGCTGTTACAGTGGGCGTGATTTTTGGTATAGCACCCGCCAGACGAGCTGCGAGCCAAGACCCCATTACTTCTCTACGCTACGAGTAG
- a CDS encoding molybdopterin-guanine dinucleotide biosynthesis protein MobB — protein sequence MRRSKKIFSFVILVLLSISTVMAAGMDTDVNDKKTKRAKRAEAKRLIKEEKIRSNSDQLVQRLEAQDLVIVDDGVRHGSYPESGLVNFFRIEGDTLTFQRVGGGFIGTGAQGTRSFYKSQGLIQDIVIMERSDGRPVRAAIFYLDQITMDPMRALVYVFENRLEVRNDDGTGVEIRGKLKSIDQANVLEIGQNSVNMLFRSNPFVTPRGRSFGSRAF from the coding sequence ATGAGGAGAAGTAAGAAGATATTCAGTTTTGTCATATTGGTGCTGTTGAGTATTTCCACAGTTATGGCAGCTGGCATGGACACAGATGTGAATGACAAGAAAACGAAAAGAGCAAAACGGGCAGAGGCGAAAAGACTAATTAAAGAAGAGAAGATCAGGAGTAATAGTGATCAGCTCGTTCAAAGGCTGGAAGCACAGGATTTAGTTATTGTAGATGACGGTGTTCGTCACGGAAGTTATCCTGAGTCTGGGCTGGTAAACTTCTTTAGAATTGAAGGTGATACTTTGACTTTTCAGCGAGTAGGAGGAGGCTTTATAGGTACGGGGGCACAAGGGACCAGAAGTTTTTACAAATCTCAAGGCCTTATACAGGACATAGTAATTATGGAAAGGTCGGACGGTCGACCTGTAAGAGCAGCCATCTTCTACTTAGATCAAATTACAATGGACCCAATGCGTGCTTTGGTTTATGTTTTTGAAAACCGTTTGGAAGTAAGGAATGACGATGGTACGGGAGTAGAAATTAGAGGTAAACTGAAAAGCATTGATCAAGCGAATGTACTTGAGATAGGCCAAAATTCGGTAAATATGTTATTCAGAAGTAACCCTTTTGTAACTCCAAGAGGAAGGAGCTTTGGAAGTAGGGCTTTTTAA
- a CDS encoding RagB/SusD family nutrient uptake outer membrane protein → MKLRRNIKSVLAAVLLIGFVSCEDLEVENLNALDINGVLSNPAEFPALVQGAYGQWWNQTQISYPNMYLSVAAQVFSSSWTNYAMFDGGRIPPRPFVNSNTASTRLVNRNPWRGIYNSIGPVNDVLKVMNANFDGKAIDPVTGEDNTPIVLANARMMQGLALGWVSIIFDRGFIVSEELTDEELGSLEFSGYRECADAAKARFLEAAAIFDANPDITFNGFNGVTLPADEAARFARSYAAKVEVFSARNADQTVNETDWNEVLQLTTNGLTIDIAPNGDGGNQWWTRALRNGQFAGWVRVSQRLINMMEGGTGGRDIQNPADTDPNNATAPYPWQDNVLSYPEITTPRDQRILTDFTYNSNVPFRSDRGFYIFGNYSYSRYIYFVNDNLVGPMPHFTVTENNLLRAEALIRTGGNKAEAAQLINATRVDRGGLPALTGAESDDVLLREVTYERLVELSWHASTNGYLARRITTTEDLKLPPGTPLSMPVPASELEALGIPNYTFGGLGNPDGSE, encoded by the coding sequence ATGAAACTTAGAAGAAATATAAAATCAGTCTTAGCAGCGGTGCTCTTAATAGGGTTTGTGAGTTGCGAAGACTTAGAAGTTGAAAATTTAAATGCATTAGATATTAATGGTGTTTTATCTAATCCTGCTGAGTTCCCTGCCCTAGTGCAGGGGGCTTACGGGCAGTGGTGGAATCAAACACAGATATCTTATCCTAACATGTACTTGAGTGTTGCCGCACAGGTATTCTCATCTTCATGGACAAACTATGCCATGTTCGATGGTGGTAGAATACCACCAAGACCATTTGTTAACTCAAATACGGCATCAACGAGACTTGTTAACAGAAACCCATGGAGGGGAATTTATAACTCCATTGGTCCTGTAAACGATGTACTTAAAGTAATGAATGCCAACTTTGACGGCAAAGCAATTGATCCAGTTACGGGTGAAGACAATACCCCGATCGTTTTGGCGAATGCGAGAATGATGCAGGGACTTGCACTTGGCTGGGTATCTATCATCTTTGACAGAGGCTTTATTGTGAGCGAAGAATTGACCGATGAAGAACTTGGTTCTTTAGAGTTTTCGGGATACCGCGAATGTGCAGACGCTGCCAAAGCTAGATTCTTAGAGGCGGCTGCCATATTCGATGCAAACCCAGACATTACATTCAATGGCTTCAATGGTGTTACATTACCTGCTGATGAAGCAGCTAGATTTGCTCGTTCTTATGCGGCTAAAGTTGAAGTATTCTCTGCGAGAAACGCAGACCAGACAGTCAATGAAACTGATTGGAATGAAGTACTTCAATTGACTACCAATGGTCTAACAATTGACATCGCACCGAATGGTGATGGTGGTAACCAATGGTGGACAAGAGCACTGAGAAATGGACAGTTCGCAGGTTGGGTACGTGTATCTCAACGTCTGATTAACATGATGGAAGGTGGTACTGGAGGTAGAGACATTCAAAACCCTGCGGATACGGATCCTAATAATGCTACAGCTCCTTACCCATGGCAAGACAATGTGCTAAGCTACCCAGAGATTACGACTCCGAGAGATCAGAGAATTTTGACAGACTTTACTTACAACAGTAATGTTCCATTCAGATCTGATCGTGGGTTCTACATCTTCGGTAACTATAGCTACAGCCGTTACATCTACTTTGTCAATGACAACCTAGTTGGTCCTATGCCGCACTTTACGGTTACCGAGAACAATCTATTGAGAGCGGAAGCCCTTATTAGAACTGGGGGTAACAAAGCAGAGGCAGCGCAACTGATCAATGCCACCCGTGTAGATCGTGGCGGACTTCCTGCATTGACAGGAGCGGAAAGTGACGATGTTTTACTAAGAGAAGTAACATACGAGCGCTTAGTAGAACTTAGCTGGCATGCTTCGACAAACGGATATTTAGCCAGAAGAATTACAACGACAGAGGACTTAAAACTTCCTCCTGGTACACCATTAAGTATGCCGGTTCCTGCTTCTGAACTAGAGGCACTCGGAATACCGAATTACACATTTGGTGGTTTAGGCAACCCTGACGGGTCAGAATAA
- a CDS encoding SusC/RagA family TonB-linked outer membrane protein, which translates to MANRTSAQSIRDYKVNLELREVSITQAFQNIEGITPFKFFYKKKDINQKVKINLPQGEYTVADILESISRSAALNFKQINKNISVAQVPNSARETDERVVVVEEKTLTGRVVSVEDNQPLPTVTVRVKGTTIGTQTGMDGRFSLTVPDNAEVLEFRFLGFQTQEVQIGNQAVFNIVMQIDAKQLDDVVVTGVAAATPKEKLSFTIASVDSEVLTKAPAANAGNALVGKVAGLRISPSNVPGAGPEILLRGATNLRTGNGPLVLLDGAILEGSLSDISVQDIERYEILKGASAATLYGSRAANGVIAIYTKSGQGLAVGQTNVFFRSEVISENTYKGRHPEKARFHNKQTDANGDIITDNDGLALDKNPSINEVPFSRYRDHLEDFFSGSTSFRNYIRLSNRTAAGNVSVSFEQQNATGGIDLHEGNRRYNFAVGVDQNFSDRFDLSIRARYIWDRDDRRPRNIGSLIFASPDADWFAPNEEDGSPFNYDANSFILDSFFNPFYVLSNNFNERVRKRFISSAQGDLSITDDLKFTGIFGFDTRQDNSQAFQNPGYLAVVGDPGQGDIDRGFAETFSVNASAALTYVKDFGDFNVRSTLKYQYEDRQDQGFTIDADFLGVSNFNNLAATRADTSGLGYQFFSATDTRDIQIRSDSYAFAVGGDYLDKYILDFVVRYDGSSLFGDQERWQWFSRASAAYRITEDFDIPGFQELKVSGSLGTAGGRPLFNDRFEIANVNDGLISFPQQLANPNLKPNITTETEFTLSGNFLDRFDFLASYSNQENRDQVLTVPISVAATGGRSTQVQNAATLSTNTFEFTLGYNAIRKQDMNLRFDLVADRTVQTITEFNAPQVLAAGAGIWREGSELTQMYGRRYAKSLSELTVDENGIVLNGQFAGLGNTSTLDDYEINDLGFVIPAGTQFTNDERVVPLVNEAGEEEQELVIGNARPDLNLGLRTAFRWKNVNIYMLWEAQIGGDVYNSGLQALDRDGLGPDYDQADRPEGQRHWTSFRQSIYNGRRLNAEYVEDASHVRLRELSVNYELGNSTLEKLGMSNVFKSVQLSFIANNVLLLAKYRGFDPTAGGINARFDGYAFPLIRTFSGSISMNF; encoded by the coding sequence ATGGCTAACCGTACTAGTGCTCAGAGCATTAGAGATTACAAGGTTAACTTAGAACTTCGAGAGGTCAGCATCACACAGGCCTTCCAAAACATCGAAGGCATCACACCTTTTAAGTTCTTCTACAAGAAGAAAGACATCAATCAAAAGGTAAAAATCAATCTACCACAAGGCGAATACACTGTGGCCGATATTCTTGAATCAATCTCGCGAAGTGCAGCACTGAACTTCAAGCAGATTAACAAGAATATATCAGTCGCTCAGGTACCAAACAGCGCCAGAGAAACTGACGAACGCGTGGTTGTAGTGGAGGAAAAAACACTCACCGGTCGAGTGGTTAGTGTAGAGGATAACCAACCACTGCCAACAGTAACGGTAAGAGTGAAAGGAACTACAATTGGCACTCAAACAGGTATGGATGGGCGTTTTAGCCTTACCGTGCCAGACAATGCAGAAGTGCTAGAGTTCCGTTTCTTGGGTTTCCAAACACAGGAAGTTCAAATAGGAAATCAAGCCGTTTTCAATATTGTTATGCAAATTGATGCGAAGCAACTTGACGATGTTGTTGTTACTGGTGTGGCTGCAGCTACGCCTAAAGAGAAGCTATCCTTTACCATTGCTTCTGTCGATTCAGAAGTATTGACTAAAGCACCTGCTGCTAACGCAGGAAATGCATTGGTAGGTAAAGTAGCGGGCCTTAGAATTTCACCAAGTAATGTTCCTGGTGCTGGTCCTGAGATACTATTAAGAGGTGCTACTAACCTAAGAACAGGTAATGGTCCATTAGTATTACTGGATGGTGCCATTCTGGAGGGAAGTTTATCGGATATCAGTGTGCAAGACATTGAGCGATATGAAATCTTGAAAGGTGCTTCTGCAGCTACTCTTTACGGTTCTCGTGCAGCCAACGGAGTAATTGCTATCTATACAAAATCAGGACAAGGCTTAGCCGTAGGCCAAACCAATGTCTTCTTCAGAAGTGAGGTAATTTCTGAGAACACTTACAAAGGTCGTCACCCTGAGAAAGCAAGGTTTCATAACAAGCAGACGGATGCTAACGGAGACATCATTACAGATAATGATGGTCTGGCTTTGGATAAAAATCCATCTATCAATGAAGTGCCTTTCTCTAGATACAGAGATCACTTAGAAGATTTCTTTTCTGGAAGCACATCATTTAGAAACTACATAAGACTCAGCAACAGAACTGCTGCTGGTAATGTGAGTGTATCATTTGAGCAGCAAAATGCTACTGGCGGTATTGACCTTCATGAAGGTAACAGACGTTACAACTTTGCTGTGGGTGTTGATCAGAACTTCTCCGATCGCTTTGACTTAAGCATTAGAGCCAGGTATATCTGGGATAGAGATGATCGCAGACCTAGAAATATTGGAAGTTTGATCTTCGCTTCTCCAGATGCTGATTGGTTTGCTCCTAATGAAGAAGATGGCAGTCCATTTAACTATGATGCCAACTCATTCATACTAGATTCATTCTTCAACCCATTCTATGTATTGAGTAATAACTTCAATGAGCGAGTGCGAAAGAGATTCATTAGTAGTGCTCAAGGTGATTTAAGCATCACAGATGACCTTAAATTCACTGGTATCTTTGGTTTTGATACACGCCAGGACAACTCTCAGGCCTTCCAAAACCCTGGTTATTTAGCTGTCGTAGGCGATCCTGGTCAAGGGGATATTGACAGAGGTTTTGCGGAGACTTTCTCAGTGAATGCTAGTGCAGCATTGACCTATGTGAAAGACTTTGGTGACTTCAATGTGAGATCTACCTTAAAGTACCAGTACGAGGATCGTCAGGATCAAGGGTTTACTATTGATGCTGACTTCTTAGGTGTAAGCAACTTCAACAACCTTGCCGCTACCAGGGCTGACACTAGTGGTCTTGGCTACCAGTTCTTCTCTGCTACAGATACCAGAGATATCCAGATAAGATCGGACAGTTATGCCTTTGCCGTAGGTGGTGATTACTTAGATAAGTATATCCTTGACTTTGTTGTGAGATATGATGGTTCATCTCTCTTTGGTGATCAAGAAAGATGGCAATGGTTCTCCAGAGCTTCTGCTGCCTATAGAATTACTGAGGATTTTGATATTCCAGGTTTTCAGGAGTTGAAAGTTTCTGGTTCACTAGGTACAGCCGGTGGTAGACCACTATTCAACGACCGATTTGAAATAGCCAATGTGAATGATGGATTGATTTCATTCCCTCAACAACTGGCTAACCCTAATCTGAAGCCGAATATCACAACAGAGACAGAGTTTACCTTGAGTGGTAACTTCTTGGATCGTTTTGACTTCTTGGCCTCCTACTCTAATCAGGAAAACAGAGATCAGGTACTCACTGTGCCGATATCTGTAGCTGCGACAGGTGGTAGGTCTACTCAAGTGCAGAACGCTGCGACATTATCAACCAATACTTTCGAATTCACATTGGGATACAACGCCATCAGAAAGCAAGACATGAACTTAAGGTTCGACTTGGTAGCTGACAGGACTGTTCAAACCATTACTGAATTTAATGCACCACAAGTATTGGCGGCAGGTGCAGGTATTTGGAGAGAAGGAAGTGAGCTTACTCAGATGTACGGAAGAAGATATGCTAAATCACTATCTGAATTAACCGTAGACGAGAATGGCATTGTCTTGAATGGTCAATTTGCCGGACTAGGAAACACTTCTACGCTAGATGATTATGAAATCAACGACTTAGGTTTTGTAATTCCTGCTGGTACTCAGTTCACCAATGACGAACGTGTAGTGCCTTTGGTTAATGAAGCTGGTGAGGAAGAGCAAGAGCTAGTGATTGGTAATGCACGTCCTGACCTAAACCTAGGACTTAGAACAGCCTTCAGATGGAAAAATGTAAACATCTACATGCTGTGGGAAGCTCAAATTGGTGGAGATGTCTATAATTCTGGACTACAGGCACTCGATAGAGACGGCTTGGGACCTGATTATGATCAGGCAGATCGTCCTGAGGGTCAAAGACACTGGACATCTTTCCGTCAATCTATCTACAATGGTCGAAGACTGAATGCTGAATATGTTGAAGATGCTTCGCATGTAAGACTTAGAGAGCTTTCTGTAAACTACGAGTTGGGTAATTCTACACTTGAGAAATTGGGAATGTCCAATGTCTTCAAAAGTGTTCAACTCAGCTTTATCGCAAACAACGTGCTGTTGCTTGCTAAGTACCGAGGATTTGACCCAACTGCGGGTGGAATCAATGCAAGGTTTGATGGCTATGCGTTCCCACTGATCAGAACTTTCTCAGGTTCTATCTCAATGAACTTTTAG